A window from Pedosphaera parvula Ellin514 encodes these proteins:
- a CDS encoding sugar phosphate isomerase/epimerase family protein codes for MEIRLFKTLWGHKGGLEEAIAECDSGGFDGIEGQAPAKANERRDLKARLDDAALDYIAEICTCGSYVPDRQATVEEHLKSLMEQAAAALECEPLFVTVIAGCDAWGVIKSVEFFGEAMEIGKKLGVQLSFETHRSRSLFNPWTAREILLQLPEMKLTCDFSHWCVVCERLIDTEPEIISLCAEHARHIHARVGYDQGPQVPHPTAPEYAGALTAHEKWWREIWGSQFRRGMGISTMTPEFGPDGYLHCLPFTSAPVADLRQINEWMAERQRGCFAEFSAAELKGAEAGKAGV; via the coding sequence ATGGAAATTCGCCTGTTTAAAACTCTCTGGGGACACAAGGGCGGCCTTGAAGAGGCAATTGCCGAATGCGATTCAGGCGGATTTGACGGCATTGAAGGCCAGGCTCCAGCCAAAGCAAATGAACGGCGTGATTTGAAAGCCAGGCTGGACGATGCGGCCCTGGATTACATCGCGGAAATTTGCACTTGCGGTAGTTATGTCCCGGACCGGCAAGCCACCGTGGAAGAGCACTTGAAGTCTCTCATGGAGCAGGCTGCCGCGGCTTTGGAGTGTGAGCCTTTATTCGTCACCGTTATTGCGGGTTGCGATGCCTGGGGAGTGATTAAAAGCGTGGAGTTTTTTGGAGAGGCCATGGAAATTGGGAAGAAGCTGGGTGTCCAATTGAGTTTCGAAACGCATCGCAGCCGCTCCTTGTTCAATCCATGGACAGCCCGGGAAATTCTGCTCCAACTTCCGGAAATGAAGCTTACTTGTGATTTTTCCCACTGGTGCGTCGTCTGTGAGCGGTTGATTGACACCGAACCGGAGATCATCAGTCTGTGTGCAGAACATGCCCGTCACATTCACGCGCGGGTGGGTTACGACCAGGGTCCACAGGTGCCACACCCGACCGCGCCGGAATATGCCGGGGCATTGACTGCCCATGAAAAGTGGTGGCGAGAAATTTGGGGAAGCCAGTTCAGGCGCGGTATGGGAATTAGTACCATGACCCCGGAATTTGGCCCCGATGGGTACTTGCATTGTTTGCCGTTCACAAGCGCTCCAGTGGCCGATTTGCGCCAGATCAATGAGTGGATGGCAGAGCGACAACGAGGCTGTTTTGCTGAGTTCTCAGCCGCAGAATTGAAGGGCGCTGAAGCCGGAAAGGCGGGCGTATGA
- a CDS encoding outer membrane beta-barrel protein translates to MKNISLNRRTAALIALGVVSFASAATAEEKPSAVLTALESTTLSGYVDTSAQWNLGTGNANAPAYIFGGSGKADGFNLNVVKLVLEKPASLSDGWGAGYKVDLLFGPDAVAYGTQSTGVTGDFAVKQAYVDLKVPLANGLEFKVGVWDTILGYEVFETPLNANFTRSYGYTIEPATFTGIQSTYNINEFIAVMGGVADSLSSTINKRSNPPYAESTKAVLGDISLTAPTTPNWGWFGGSSLFGAVVHGFSPTATAVGLTPANQTSLYVGSTLMTPLKSLKIGLSYDYAGASKQTIAGSLGRAGYANAAGFYGLYQATEKLAFNTRAEWFTQTPANYAAGLPTKIFALTETVQYTLWKNVISRAEFRWDHQADGLPDAFGGTVPGVGTRRNSYEIIGNIIYKF, encoded by the coding sequence ATGAAAAATATTAGTTTGAATCGTAGAACCGCGGCCCTGATCGCACTTGGTGTGGTTAGCTTCGCCTCGGCGGCCACGGCTGAAGAGAAACCCAGTGCCGTGCTAACGGCGTTGGAGTCAACCACCCTGAGTGGCTATGTAGACACGTCGGCGCAATGGAACCTTGGCACTGGAAACGCCAATGCCCCGGCTTATATTTTTGGCGGTTCCGGCAAAGCGGACGGCTTCAACCTGAATGTCGTCAAGCTGGTGCTTGAGAAACCGGCTTCTCTCTCTGACGGATGGGGTGCTGGTTACAAGGTGGACCTGCTGTTCGGGCCGGACGCGGTTGCTTATGGCACGCAGTCCACCGGCGTGACCGGTGACTTTGCGGTCAAGCAGGCTTATGTCGACTTAAAGGTGCCGCTAGCCAATGGTCTTGAATTTAAAGTTGGCGTTTGGGACACAATCCTTGGATATGAAGTGTTTGAGACTCCGCTGAATGCGAATTTCACAAGATCCTATGGCTATACAATTGAACCAGCCACATTCACCGGCATTCAAAGCACGTATAATATCAACGAGTTTATTGCTGTGATGGGCGGCGTAGCCGATTCGCTGTCATCAACGATCAACAAGCGATCCAACCCGCCTTATGCTGAAAGCACCAAGGCCGTCCTCGGTGATATCTCACTCACCGCGCCGACGACCCCCAACTGGGGATGGTTTGGCGGTTCATCCTTGTTTGGTGCTGTCGTACATGGATTCTCACCGACTGCGACTGCCGTAGGCTTGACTCCAGCCAATCAAACCAGCTTGTACGTGGGCTCGACCCTCATGACTCCGCTTAAGTCCCTGAAGATCGGTTTGTCCTATGATTACGCGGGAGCGAGCAAACAAACAATTGCCGGCTCGCTGGGGCGGGCGGGATATGCCAATGCGGCAGGGTTTTATGGCCTGTATCAGGCCACGGAGAAATTGGCATTCAACACCCGTGCGGAATGGTTCACGCAAACTCCGGCAAATTACGCAGCGGGTTTGCCCACCAAGATATTCGCGCTCACCGAAACCGTCCAATATACCCTCTGGAAGAATGTGATCAGCCGGGCTGAATTCCGCTGGGACCATCAGGCGGATGGGCTGCCGGATGCCTTCGGCGGTACTGTGCCCGGCGTCGGAACGCGCCGTAATTCCTATGAGATCATCGGCAATATCATTTACAAATTCTGA
- the nikR gene encoding nickel-responsive transcriptional regulator NikR, which yields MTSKSKELVRFSISMPGDAARGLDEMVQQRGFANRSQCLTSMVRDQLVVHAGDMGDAVMMGLITFVYNHRKRNLQNRLTDIQHLHLKEIISIQLVHLENEQSLQLMLVQGPAKSLRAIAAEIFCLKGVCHGNLQLNAEILPPLHSVSRK from the coding sequence ATGACTTCAAAATCGAAAGAATTGGTTCGCTTCAGCATTTCAATGCCCGGGGATGCCGCGCGGGGGTTGGATGAAATGGTGCAGCAGCGCGGCTTTGCCAACCGTTCCCAGTGTCTCACCTCGATGGTGAGGGATCAGTTGGTGGTCCATGCCGGGGACATGGGAGACGCTGTGATGATGGGGTTGATCACTTTTGTTTACAATCATCGCAAGCGCAATTTGCAAAACCGCCTCACGGACATTCAACATCTCCATCTGAAAGAAATTATCAGCATACAATTGGTGCACCTCGAAAATGAGCAGAGTTTGCAGTTGATGCTCGTACAGGGGCCGGCGAAAAGCTTGCGCGCAATTGCAGCAGAAATTTTCTGCCTCAAGGGCGTGTGCCATGGCAATCTGCAACTCAACGCGGAAATATTGCCTCCCTTGCATTCGGTTTCACGAAAATGA
- a CDS encoding urea amidolyase associated protein UAAP2, whose product MSTRPLTESQMNSELAAYDHTIPAGEGWMWKIKAGSTFRFVDLEGNQAVDTLFYNAVDPTERYSATDTICTQGNIYLTVGTKLMSTLGRVLLTITADTCGRHDTLGGACAAESNMVRYAIEKRHMHSCRDTFMKAISRFGEPFGKRDITSNINFFMNVPVTREGKLTFEDGISEPGKYVEMRAEMDVICLISNCPQLNNPCNAYNPTPVRVLIWE is encoded by the coding sequence ATGAGCACCAGACCTTTAACAGAAAGCCAGATGAACTCCGAGTTGGCAGCCTACGATCATACCATTCCTGCCGGGGAAGGGTGGATGTGGAAGATTAAGGCGGGATCCACTTTTCGCTTTGTGGACCTGGAGGGAAATCAGGCAGTTGACACCCTGTTCTACAACGCTGTGGATCCGACCGAACGCTACAGCGCCACGGATACCATCTGCACCCAAGGTAACATATACCTCACTGTGGGCACGAAGTTGATGTCCACCTTGGGCAGGGTGCTTTTAACAATCACTGCCGATACTTGCGGCAGGCACGACACGCTGGGCGGCGCTTGTGCGGCCGAAAGCAACATGGTTCGGTATGCCATTGAGAAACGGCATATGCACAGTTGCCGGGATACTTTTATGAAAGCGATCTCCAGATTCGGCGAACCTTTCGGCAAGCGGGATATCACAAGCAACATCAACTTTTTCATGAATGTTCCCGTCACGCGCGAGGGGAAGCTCACGTTTGAGGACGGCATTTCAGAGCCCGGCAAATACGTCGAAATGCGGGCGGAAATGGACGTCATCTGTTTGATTTCAAACTGCCCGCAATTGAACAATCCTTGCAACGCGTATAATCCGACGCCCGTCCGCGTGCTCATCTGGGAATAA
- a CDS encoding urea amidolyase associated protein UAAP1, with protein sequence MNDMNTLRPEKPAGTVRFSEVVPGGAGWSHVLKRGTTLRLVDLEGGANVSALFYNADQTTERYNMADTLKAQHVGFLKKGCALYSDMGRILVSVTDDTSGWHDTICGCSNADLVQSKYGVARYQEHRNQFHRNGRDCFLIELGKHGLDRRDLVANVNFFSKVVVENDGSTVFDTGHAKVGAFVDLRAEMNTLVVLNTCVHPLAPAGKYEPKPVELIVRTSPPPGADDLVRKFRPENERGFLITERYFL encoded by the coding sequence ATGAATGACATGAATACTCTCCGCCCGGAAAAGCCCGCTGGAACCGTGCGTTTTAGTGAAGTAGTCCCTGGTGGTGCGGGTTGGTCGCACGTTTTAAAACGGGGCACCACCTTGCGTTTGGTTGATTTGGAAGGGGGAGCCAATGTGTCCGCGCTGTTTTACAATGCAGACCAGACTACAGAACGCTATAACATGGCCGATACGCTCAAAGCCCAACATGTGGGCTTTTTGAAAAAGGGGTGTGCCCTCTACTCGGACATGGGAAGAATCCTGGTGTCCGTCACTGATGATACCAGCGGGTGGCACGACACAATTTGTGGCTGTTCAAACGCGGATTTGGTTCAGTCAAAGTATGGAGTTGCCCGGTATCAAGAGCACCGAAATCAGTTTCATCGCAATGGGCGTGACTGCTTTCTTATAGAGTTGGGCAAGCATGGCCTCGACCGTCGCGACCTGGTGGCCAATGTCAATTTCTTCAGCAAGGTGGTGGTGGAAAACGATGGCTCGACTGTGTTTGACACCGGACACGCCAAAGTCGGCGCATTTGTGGACTTGCGTGCGGAAATGAACACGCTAGTCGTCCTGAACACCTGTGTCCATCCGCTTGCTCCGGCGGGAAAATACGAACCTAAACCAGTTGAACTGATCGTCCGGACATCGCCTCCGCCGGGAGCGGATGACCTGGTCCGCAAGTTTCGCCCGGAGAATGAGCGGGGATTTTTAATCACTGAAAGGTACTTCCTTTAA